From Leptidea sinapis chromosome 3, ilLepSina1.1, whole genome shotgun sequence, a single genomic window includes:
- the LOC126979543 gene encoding protein SHQ1 homolog, producing the protein MLTPRFKLDQDENHVFITIHAPYTNIGETEVDVDGDSFLFVSSPYFLRLKLPGRIVENDRSKGSYVCDSGDFNLSFDKETPGEEFVNLDMITSLLSPRDIPHVNPDLVEMLENDGIVIEDDTGGEGICNEFSYGFACKLTTEFKNIGTEFPQIFELRVPEQVSLEERHSLRQQYEDHKFSSDHYFADLFDDELLAPYLSVTLPWDTPEFNKDEDFSEDEISILKELPNKHYVLTKTEHKQVFFSLIDILYGFCYDRRSTLNESTVESSWTINKLSSTLSWFCVFNEMKEVLVACYRRALTYPMFRNFELCNKVKNDVVSLLRKGKKFTVKCMINIHQMFNASNDARYILNQLYIKDYLIFLQMCRAEEFTELGNNVANIEICKKDLDLDLEELEAAAVMVKQEESQVMENEVALKMASMSLLPGLKKNELVFTDSSDTSTDSSSDSSEDSPDLDSDDDSF; encoded by the coding sequence ATGCTTACACCACGCTTCAAGCTTGATCAGGATGAAAACCACGTTTTTATCACGATTCATGCTCCTTACACGAATATAGGAGAAACCGAGGTCGATGTGGACGGGGACAGCTTCTTGTTTGTGTCTAGCCCCTATTTCCTCAGACTTAAACTTCCTGGACGAATCGTTGAAAATGACCGCTCTAAGGGATCGTACGTATGTGATTCCGGTGACTTTAATCTGAGTTTTGATAAAGAAACACCAGGAGAGGAATTTGTAAACTTGGATATGATAACAAGTCTCCTTTCCCCTCGGGATATACCACACGTAAATCCAGACCTAGTGGAAATGCTCGAGAATGATGGAATAGTTATAGAAGATGACACTGGTGGAGAAGGTATTTGTAATGAGTTTTCCTATGGATTTGCTTGTAAACTAAcaacagaatttaaaaatattggcaCAGAATTTCCACAGATATTTGAATTACGAGTACCTGAACAAGTTAGTCTTGAAGAGCGTCATAGTTTACGGCAACAGTATGAAGATCATAAATTTTCCTCAGATCACTACTTTGCTGATCTGTTTGATGATGAGCTCCTAGCGCCATACCTGTCAGTTACATTACCATGGGACACTCCAGAGTTTAATAAAGACGAAGATTTCTCAGAAGAtgaaataagtatattaaaagaATTGCCCAATAAACATTATGTATTGACTAAAACTGAACATAAGCAAGTATTTTTCAGTCTTATTGATATTTTGTATGGATTTTGCTACGACAGACGATCTACTCTAAACGAAAGTACCGTGGAGTCCAGTTGGACAATCAACAAACTATCTTCAACACTTAGTTGGTTCTGTGTTTTTAACGAAATGAAAGAAGTCTTGGTTGCCTGCTATAGAAGAGCGTTGACATATCCAATGTTCAGAAACTTTGAACTCTGTAATAAAGTGAAAAATGATGTTGTCTCATTGTTGAGAAAAGGCAAGAAGTTCACAGTAAAATGTATGATAAATATACATCAAATGTTTAATGCTAGTAATGACGCAAGAtacatattaaatcaattatacaTCAAGGATTATTTAATATTCCTGCAGATGTGTAGAGCGGAGGAATTCACTGAGCTTGGTAATAATGTAGCTAATATTGAAATATGCAAAAAGGATCTGGATCTGGATTTGGAAGAATTGGAGGCTGCGGCGGTAATGGTAaaacaagaggaatcacaagtaATGGAAAATGAGGTGGCTTTAAAAATGGCATCTATGTCTCTTTTGCCTGGATTAAAGAAGAATGAACTGGTTTTTACCGATTCCAGTGACACATCAACTGATTCAAGCTCTGATTCCTCTGAAGATTCTCCAGATTTAGATTCTGATGATGATTCTTTCTGA